A section of the Bifidobacterium sp. ESL0728 genome encodes:
- a CDS encoding L-ribulose-5-phosphate 4-epimerase, protein MTTLDDFEPEVRAEVKQVREVVATLHEQLLKWNLVVWTAGNVSQRLRTADLMVIKPSGMRYESLTPESMVVCDLNGDPVDGLAAPSSDTKSHAYIYRNMSDVYGVVHTHSTYATAWAATGQNIPCGLTMMGDEFGGPVPVGPFELIGSEAIGKGVVDTLKKYPHSPAVLMQNHGPFTIGKDAEAAVKAAAMTEEVAHTMWAARQIGDIIPIAQEDIDKLNDRYQNVYGQH, encoded by the coding sequence ATGACTACGTTGGATGATTTCGAGCCCGAGGTCCGCGCCGAGGTCAAGCAGGTGCGCGAGGTCGTCGCCACGCTGCATGAGCAGCTTTTGAAGTGGAACCTGGTGGTATGGACGGCGGGCAATGTCTCACAGCGCTTGCGCACGGCCGATTTGATGGTCATCAAGCCCAGCGGCATGCGCTATGAGAGCCTGACGCCGGAATCGATGGTGGTCTGCGATCTGAACGGCGACCCGGTTGACGGCCTGGCCGCGCCGAGCTCCGATACCAAGTCGCACGCGTATATCTATCGCAATATGTCTGACGTTTACGGTGTGGTGCATACGCATTCCACGTACGCTACGGCTTGGGCGGCCACCGGCCAGAACATCCCGTGCGGTCTGACGATGATGGGCGACGAGTTCGGCGGCCCGGTTCCGGTCGGTCCGTTCGAGCTGATCGGCTCGGAGGCCATCGGCAAGGGCGTGGTGGATACACTCAAGAAGTATCCGCATTCGCCGGCCGTTTTGATGCAGAACCATGGTCCCTTCACCATCGGCAAGGATGCCGAGGCCGCCGTCAAGGCCGCTGCGATGACCGAAGAGGTGGCGCACACGATGTGGGCCGCCCGCCAGATTGGCGACATCATCCCGATCGCGCAGGAAGACATCGATAAGTTGAACGACCGCTACCAGAACGTCTACGGCCAGCACTGA
- a CDS encoding ABC transporter substrate-binding protein yields the protein MKIRKIVATALAAVLSLTALSACGSSNAQDDAHPQSISFWYYDLPTAAQTEAWKKAADQFTKQTGVKVRFEVKSFTQIAQNSSQFLDSNQAPDIMESNRGNGSAGMLSSMELLSDLKPYVKKYGWDKKITKADASIAKYDAMGIMDGTKWVGLPSYAEYQRVYYNKTMFDKYGIKIPTTMAEFEQACKQFKSHGITPIAADAQEYGVMWLWWSLVGTKADKKFIADWQMYKHDVNWNAEPLTYATNTINDWVKEGYISRSATGLKAEDTTNSFIKGKEYPIYQTGTWNQSRFIDQVKNFEWTAAALPGTKMLQGCTGNLLTIPTKSHHKDLAAKLLNNVLSVENQDGIGNAGGIPLAADMSKITNVKNQEMIKEYSQYSKKGDLSYYPDYPASNLTDDISAQFQELVNGTETPKQVLDSLHKSYDTGVVDMGFKD from the coding sequence ATGAAGATAAGGAAGATTGTCGCGACAGCGCTCGCGGCGGTGCTCTCGTTGACGGCGCTTTCGGCCTGCGGGTCGAGTAACGCCCAGGACGATGCGCATCCGCAAAGCATTTCGTTCTGGTACTATGACCTGCCAACCGCGGCCCAGACCGAGGCCTGGAAGAAGGCGGCAGACCAGTTCACCAAACAAACCGGCGTCAAGGTGAGATTCGAGGTCAAGTCGTTCACGCAGATCGCGCAGAACTCCAGCCAGTTCCTCGACTCGAACCAGGCCCCGGACATCATGGAATCCAACCGAGGCAATGGGTCGGCCGGCATGCTTTCCTCGATGGAGCTCCTGAGCGATCTGAAGCCATACGTCAAGAAATACGGTTGGGACAAGAAGATCACCAAGGCCGATGCCTCGATCGCCAAGTACGATGCGATGGGCATCATGGACGGCACCAAGTGGGTCGGCCTGCCCAGCTACGCCGAATACCAGCGTGTGTATTACAACAAGACGATGTTCGACAAATACGGCATCAAGATTCCCACCACGATGGCCGAGTTCGAGCAGGCGTGCAAGCAGTTCAAATCGCACGGCATCACCCCGATCGCCGCCGACGCCCAGGAATATGGCGTGATGTGGCTCTGGTGGTCTCTTGTGGGCACGAAGGCCGACAAGAAATTCATCGCCGACTGGCAGATGTACAAGCACGATGTCAACTGGAACGCCGAACCGCTGACCTACGCCACCAACACCATCAACGATTGGGTCAAGGAAGGCTATATCTCCCGCAGCGCCACCGGTCTCAAGGCCGAAGACACCACGAACTCCTTCATCAAAGGCAAGGAATATCCGATTTACCAGACCGGGACGTGGAACCAAAGCCGTTTCATCGACCAGGTCAAGAACTTCGAATGGACCGCCGCCGCGCTGCCGGGCACCAAGATGCTGCAGGGCTGCACGGGCAATCTGCTGACCATCCCCACCAAATCGCATCATAAGGACCTTGCCGCAAAGTTGCTCAACAACGTGCTCTCCGTGGAGAACCAGGACGGCATCGGCAACGCAGGCGGCATCCCGCTTGCAGCCGATATGAGCAAGATCACCAACGTGAAGAACCAGGAGATGATCAAGGAGTATTCGCAATATTCCAAGAAGGGCGACCTCTCCTACTACCCGGATTATCCGGCCTCGAACCTGACTGACGACATCTCCGCGCAGTTCCAGGAGCTCGTCAACGGCACCGAGACGCCCAAGCAGGTGCTCGACTCGCTTCACAAGTCCTACGACACCGGTGTGGTCGACATGGGCTTCAAGGACTGA
- a CDS encoding lactate utilization protein C: MTDREVFLDYLAAKSGRPRHQLKDHPMTPVNDLPESTLSGHTQDELLEIARKNAPAVHVDFQTTDKAGLPAALDKFIAAKADGKLLLPTYDENYQAFGLEAWRDGLDPKPSFWIPGAGREVNIDTANHSEAAIGFADFLCAESCTITAPTTPGQGRAFHFLPVHYLSIIRKSKIVPRTRQAMDYYEPAMKSGKLKTSNINFITGTSSTGDIEMVLVVGVHGPLDMTYLVVEDM, from the coding sequence ATGACAGATCGCGAAGTATTTCTTGATTATCTAGCAGCCAAGAGCGGGCGTCCGCGCCATCAGCTCAAAGACCATCCGATGACCCCGGTCAACGATCTTCCAGAGAGCACGCTTTCCGGGCATACCCAGGACGAGCTGCTCGAGATCGCGCGCAAGAACGCTCCTGCCGTCCACGTCGATTTCCAAACGACCGACAAGGCCGGACTGCCTGCGGCGCTCGATAAGTTCATCGCTGCCAAGGCCGACGGCAAACTGTTGCTGCCGACCTATGACGAGAACTATCAGGCGTTCGGGCTTGAGGCTTGGCGCGACGGGCTCGACCCGAAGCCTTCCTTCTGGATTCCGGGTGCTGGCCGCGAGGTCAATATCGATACCGCGAACCACTCGGAGGCGGCCATCGGTTTCGCCGACTTCCTGTGCGCGGAATCCTGCACCATTACCGCCCCGACCACGCCTGGCCAGGGCCGCGCCTTCCACTTCCTGCCGGTTCATTACCTGAGCATCATTCGCAAGTCGAAGATCGTGCCGAGAACCCGTCAGGCGATGGATTACTATGAGCCGGCCATGAAATCCGGCAAGCTCAAGACTTCGAACATCAACTTCATCACCGGCACCTCATCGACCGGCGATATCGAGATGGTACTGGTCGTGGGCGTCCACGGCCCGCTGGATATGACCTATCTGGTCGTCGAAGACATGTGA
- a CDS encoding LacI family DNA-binding transcriptional regulator, whose translation MAGIKDVAKTAGVSVSTVSYVLSGKRPISSKTTDKVLKAIEELGYIPDASAQKMRGQLNHIIAISEPMHEGMNQMQYSAYFMQSAWQARSAGYDVLLLTGPDAVADIERVTHSNLVDGVLLLDVEERDARVAAAARYRKPCVAIGLPKSHKDCACIDIDFAKMGRRSADRLFALGHRQVALLRAQEIDYERHAGYVLLFREEFLARADEIGLDVFESGPVDNATFDARRFVSDMLSRNPRPTALVSQSGVSILNLTVTALMAAGLKIPEDISVLSCGTFLRDEPMRRPVSEEPFEPERLCAIAMGSLISSIEKRQSIAGEVTLIDPKFIDRGSLASAPRNVGSGDGGFSVSASFGGRQADLAQADSAQADVETSASESIASASQSRNLEGEPMD comes from the coding sequence ATGGCTGGTATCAAAGACGTTGCAAAGACTGCAGGGGTTTCCGTTTCCACCGTTTCCTACGTGCTTTCGGGCAAGCGGCCCATCTCTTCGAAAACCACTGACAAGGTCCTGAAGGCCATCGAGGAGCTCGGCTACATTCCTGACGCCAGCGCGCAGAAGATGCGCGGGCAGCTCAACCACATCATCGCCATCAGCGAACCGATGCACGAGGGCATGAACCAGATGCAATACAGTGCCTACTTCATGCAGTCCGCCTGGCAGGCCAGAAGCGCCGGTTACGATGTGCTGCTGCTTACCGGACCCGATGCCGTGGCCGACATCGAGCGGGTGACGCACAGCAATCTCGTCGACGGTGTGCTTCTGCTCGACGTGGAGGAACGGGATGCGCGGGTGGCTGCCGCCGCCCGATACCGCAAGCCTTGCGTGGCCATCGGGTTGCCGAAAAGCCATAAGGATTGCGCCTGCATCGACATCGATTTCGCCAAAATGGGTCGGCGTAGCGCCGATAGGCTTTTTGCGTTGGGGCATCGTCAGGTGGCTTTGCTGCGGGCCCAGGAAATCGACTACGAGCGCCATGCCGGTTATGTGCTGCTCTTCCGTGAAGAATTCCTCGCCCGCGCAGACGAGATCGGGCTTGATGTCTTCGAATCAGGACCCGTCGATAACGCGACGTTCGATGCCAGAAGATTCGTGTCCGACATGCTTTCGCGAAATCCGCGCCCGACGGCTTTGGTCAGTCAGTCCGGAGTCAGTATCCTCAACCTGACGGTCACCGCTTTGATGGCTGCTGGCTTGAAGATTCCCGAGGATATTTCGGTGCTTTCCTGCGGGACGTTCCTGCGTGACGAACCGATGCGCCGGCCGGTCAGCGAAGAGCCGTTCGAACCGGAACGGCTCTGCGCGATCGCCATGGGCTCGTTGATCTCCTCGATCGAAAAACGTCAGAGCATTGCCGGGGAAGTGACGCTGATCGATCCGAAATTCATTGATCGAGGTTCGCTTGCTTCTGCCCCGCGAAACGTGGGTTCCGGTGACGGTGGTTTTTCCGTTTCCGCATCCTTTGGCGGCCGGCAGGCAGATCTGGCACAGGCTGATTCTGCTCAGGCGGACGTCGAAACTTCAGCTTCGGAATCAATCGCTTCTGCTAGCCAAAGCAGAAACCTGGAAGGGGAACCCATGGATTGA
- a CDS encoding (Fe-S)-binding protein yields MKVVIFSTCLVDLIFPNVGKAMVEVLERFGCETYMPMQQICCGQITFNSGYVKESTKVMHNEIDALMSVDADYIVGPAGSCVNMLKELQFHLPKGDDAYKAKAHEMANKTYEFSQFLYRVLGVLDAGAELDAVATYHRSCHMTRLLGERESPYILMDHVKGLKVQELPHIENCCGFGGMFSMKMPEVSQEMVNEKVADVQSTGAQVLISCDPGCLMNIGGRFNRLGKKITIMHLAEVLNSNVDMSRVKYVDAEQRKAIDQQTLQHSNAHEEALV; encoded by the coding sequence ATGAAGGTAGTGATTTTCTCCACCTGCCTGGTCGACCTGATATTTCCCAATGTCGGGAAAGCCATGGTTGAAGTTCTGGAAAGGTTCGGCTGCGAAACCTACATGCCGATGCAACAGATCTGCTGTGGGCAGATCACGTTCAACAGCGGATATGTCAAGGAATCCACCAAAGTGATGCACAACGAAATCGACGCCCTGATGAGCGTCGACGCCGATTACATCGTCGGGCCCGCCGGTTCCTGCGTCAATATGCTGAAGGAACTGCAGTTCCACCTGCCCAAGGGCGATGACGCATACAAGGCCAAGGCCCATGAAATGGCCAACAAGACCTATGAGTTCTCGCAGTTCCTCTATCGTGTGCTCGGCGTGCTCGACGCCGGCGCCGAACTGGACGCGGTGGCGACCTACCACCGCTCCTGCCATATGACCCGCCTGCTCGGCGAGCGCGAAAGTCCTTATATTCTTATGGACCACGTCAAGGGCCTCAAGGTCCAGGAACTGCCGCATATCGAAAACTGCTGCGGTTTCGGCGGCATGTTCTCCATGAAGATGCCTGAAGTCTCCCAGGAAATGGTCAACGAGAAGGTCGCGGACGTGCAAAGCACCGGCGCGCAGGTCCTGATTTCCTGCGATCCCGGCTGTTTGATGAACATCGGCGGGCGTTTCAACCGCTTGGGCAAGAAGATCACCATCATGCATCTGGCGGAAGTGCTCAACAGCAACGTCGACATGAGCCGCGTGAAGTATGTCGACGCCGAACAGCGCAAGGCAATCGACCAACAGACTTTGCAACATTCCAACGCACATGAGGAGGCATTGGTATGA
- a CDS encoding CopG family transcriptional regulator, which translates to MKDYRAKGGVEVTDEMIDQWDRDADNGVYHGTPGKLIVNKPLGRPPLYEEPMVPVTFRMPGSEPEALRKAAEKRGVSFADFMREACHRELGRQSA; encoded by the coding sequence ATGAAGGACTACAGGGCAAAAGGCGGAGTCGAAGTCACCGACGAGATGATCGACCAGTGGGACAGGGACGCCGATAACGGTGTCTACCATGGCACTCCCGGCAAGTTGATTGTCAACAAGCCGCTTGGTCGTCCGCCACTGTATGAGGAGCCGATGGTTCCGGTGACGTTCCGTATGCCGGGCAGCGAGCCGGAGGCGCTTCGCAAGGCCGCAGAGAAGCGTGGCGTGAGTTTTGCCGATTTCATGCGCGAAGCCTGCCACAGGGAGCTTGGACGGCAAAGCGCATAA
- a CDS encoding LutB/LldF family L-lactate oxidation iron-sulfur protein, with protein sequence MSNTQMDDTLFKRTGKKTGTMLQYGDPNFVTRVKINEKDKFAHKAISNAQDAQWVKRETARAELGNWEGWRDLGEQIRQQCVRYLPDYLEEFADNVEKRGGHVFFAQTDVEARDFITDLVKKKQAHKIVKPKSMVTSEIGLDKALLKIPDVKVTETDLAEFILELDNWDEPSHLVFPALHKNRDQVLELFRKIGYTGDNDPQHEARFSRKVLRERFLEADMSITGCNFAVADQGMVNIVTNEGNADLSMSIAPTQVVVMGMERIVPTLREAETMDNMLVRSAVGSKLTSYCSFVSPKLPDEADGPEDFYVVIVDNGRSNALGTEFEPILQCIRCASCLNVCPIYRNIGGKGYGSIYPGPIGVVLSPLLQGDYGEFHDLPYACSLCSACTATCPVKIPLHEMILKHREIEMNDKHMGDLIADTVMKVVGMGTGHSSLFRTALTFDHVAMNTIAKKGHKDPATGQRVPDTAKNLDENGKHEEWMPFVFGGWTKVRDLPEPPAHSKNFRTWFNDRKKEQVKAAGGEAAFHKKQSAILAENPNTPDFGSFDNSVSARRAAKYGTSEPAPLSDATVPVALGTIEEAGTGNYGKKD encoded by the coding sequence ATGAGCAACACCCAAATGGACGACACCCTGTTCAAGCGTACCGGCAAGAAGACCGGTACCATGCTGCAATACGGCGATCCCAATTTCGTGACCCGCGTCAAGATCAACGAGAAGGACAAGTTCGCACACAAAGCCATCTCCAACGCGCAGGACGCGCAGTGGGTCAAGCGTGAGACCGCACGTGCCGAACTCGGCAACTGGGAAGGCTGGCGCGACCTCGGCGAGCAGATTCGCCAGCAGTGCGTGCGTTACCTGCCCGACTACCTGGAGGAATTCGCCGACAACGTCGAAAAGCGCGGCGGACACGTCTTCTTCGCGCAGACCGACGTCGAGGCGCGCGATTTCATCACCGATCTGGTCAAGAAGAAGCAGGCGCACAAGATCGTCAAGCCGAAGTCCATGGTCACCTCGGAAATCGGGCTCGACAAGGCACTCTTAAAGATCCCCGATGTCAAAGTAACCGAAACCGACTTGGCCGAGTTCATTTTGGAGCTCGACAACTGGGATGAGCCGTCGCATTTGGTCTTCCCGGCCCTGCACAAGAACCGCGATCAGGTACTTGAGCTCTTCCGCAAGATCGGCTACACCGGCGACAACGACCCACAGCACGAGGCGCGTTTCTCCCGCAAGGTGCTGCGCGAACGGTTCCTTGAGGCCGACATGTCGATCACCGGCTGCAACTTCGCCGTCGCCGACCAAGGCATGGTCAACATCGTCACGAATGAAGGCAACGCCGATCTTTCCATGTCCATCGCGCCCACGCAGGTGGTCGTCATGGGTATGGAACGTATCGTGCCGACGCTGCGCGAAGCCGAGACGATGGACAACATGCTGGTCCGTTCCGCCGTCGGTTCCAAGCTCACCTCCTACTGCAGCTTCGTTTCGCCGAAGCTCCCCGACGAGGCCGACGGACCCGAGGACTTCTACGTGGTCATCGTCGACAACGGGCGTTCCAACGCTCTGGGCACCGAGTTCGAGCCGATTCTGCAGTGCATCCGCTGCGCTTCCTGCCTGAACGTCTGCCCGATCTACCGCAACATCGGCGGCAAGGGCTACGGCTCCATCTATCCGGGACCCATCGGCGTTGTGCTCTCCCCGTTGCTGCAAGGCGACTATGGCGAGTTCCATGATTTGCCGTACGCTTGCTCTCTCTGCTCTGCCTGCACTGCGACCTGCCCCGTGAAGATCCCGCTGCATGAGATGATCTTGAAGCACCGCGAGATCGAGATGAACGACAAGCATATGGGCGACCTCATCGCCGACACTGTGATGAAGGTCGTCGGTATGGGTACCGGCCATTCCTCGCTCTTCCGCACCGCGCTGACTTTCGACCATGTTGCGATGAATACCATCGCCAAGAAGGGCCACAAGGACCCGGCCACCGGGCAGCGCGTCCCCGACACCGCCAAGAACCTCGACGAAAACGGCAAGCACGAAGAATGGATGCCGTTCGTCTTCGGCGGGTGGACCAAGGTCCGCGATCTGCCGGAGCCGCCGGCCCATTCCAAGAACTTCCGCACGTGGTTCAACGACCGCAAGAAGGAGCAGGTGAAGGCCGCAGGTGGCGAAGCCGCATTCCACAAGAAGCAGTCCGCGATTCTCGCCGAGAATCCGAATACCCCGGACTTCGGCTCGTTTGACAACAGCGTTTCGGCGCGTAGGGCCGCAAAGTACGGCACCAGTGAGCCCGCACCATTGAGCGACGCGACCGTACCTGTGGCTTTGGGAACGATCGAGGAAGCCGGCACCGGCAACTATGGGAAGAAGGACTGA
- a CDS encoding VTT domain-containing protein produces the protein MGFIHFLIELLKDPRTIIAGWISMGVAPTLGFIFLIVFIETGVVFFPFLPGDSLLFAAGFFAAPDAVTGKSALPLIALLPIVWSAPIIGDQCNYFIGHFFGRKIIESGKVKAMTPERLAKTEAMIDKWGPLAVFLGRFFPFIRTFMPFISGLSGMHWRRFTPFSMLGGLTWSTLFTLLGYFFGGIPIVQKNFELVIVAILVISLLPTIIGLAKAKFGKKKSATTVEETSAVEESEIAD, from the coding sequence ATGGGTTTCATTCACTTCCTCATTGAGCTTCTGAAAGACCCACGCACCATCATCGCCGGCTGGATCTCGATGGGGGTGGCGCCGACACTCGGCTTCATCTTCCTGATCGTCTTCATCGAGACCGGCGTGGTCTTCTTCCCGTTCCTGCCAGGCGACTCGCTGCTCTTCGCGGCCGGCTTCTTCGCCGCCCCCGACGCCGTGACCGGAAAATCCGCACTTCCTTTGATCGCGCTGCTGCCGATTGTCTGGAGCGCACCCATCATCGGAGACCAGTGCAACTACTTCATCGGTCATTTCTTCGGCCGCAAGATCATCGAAAGCGGCAAGGTCAAGGCCATGACCCCGGAGCGTCTTGCCAAAACCGAAGCCATGATCGACAAATGGGGTCCGCTGGCCGTCTTCCTCGGCCGTTTCTTCCCGTTCATCCGCACGTTCATGCCGTTCATTTCCGGACTTTCGGGCATGCACTGGCGCCGCTTCACACCGTTCTCGATGCTCGGCGGGCTCACCTGGTCGACGCTCTTCACCCTGCTCGGCTATTTCTTCGGCGGCATTCCGATTGTCCAGAAGAATTTCGAGTTGGTGATCGTCGCCATCCTCGTCATCTCGCTGCTGCCCACCATCATCGGGCTGGCAAAGGCCAAGTTCGGCAAGAAGAAAAGCGCCACGACAGTTGAAGAAACCTCGGCGGTTGAAGAAAGCGAAATCGCCGACTGA